From Mytilus galloprovincialis chromosome 9, xbMytGall1.hap1.1, whole genome shotgun sequence, the proteins below share one genomic window:
- the LOC143046700 gene encoding uncharacterized protein LOC143046700, which translates to MYVLCLQRKRNETPINDFDQLKVGMQLCFPRSAYNHHGIVTSVCNKTNTYETIHMTDDKDSIMDKQITVIAEPRKEIKRIEDDELLFYDYGEHSIDRIIRKVHKIPDVNESESLVSKRAQLLFDAFQILKQDANNQLLSFNCEHFANYCATGLAFCNQKDEFAMTDTLVTAILDQKLTIYCEERLGMKRPSDVLLKELQNSIRGENNIYSEQENLENLHQRSKALDKREVRVCRLSEKEQFEEGMEIIVNRGSSRFHAIVTSVCLGRNSFQFVYLADAKGEAVCQKIMMHFGDNVSYYDTIQNSSDETFLVSRKVTKLRADILFKSLYAINDLKYDEKQFNCENFANYCVAGLAYRKPENDEQTHNKLAQNILDKTLLDYCARFIDPPDC; encoded by the exons atgtatgtattatGCTTACAGAGAAAAAGAAATGAAACCCCAATTAACGATTTTGACCAGTTGAAAGTAGGAATGCAATTATGTTTTCCTAGATCAGCATACAACCACCATGGTATTGTGACTAGTGTGTGTAATAAAACCAACACATATGAAACCATCCACATGACAGATGATAAGGATTCAATTATGGACAAACAAATAACTGTGATAGCGGAACCTCGAAAAGAGATAAAACGTATCGAAGACGATGAACTGCTCTTCTATGATTATGGCGAGCATTCAATTGACAGAATAATCAGAAAAGTACATAAAATACCCGATGTCAATGAATCAGAAAGTCTTGTTTCGAAAAGAGCACAACTTCTCTTCGATGCCTTTCAAATATTGAAGCAAGATGCAAATAACCAACTGCTTTCTTTTAACTGTGAGCACTTTGCAAATTACTGTGCTACAGGATTAGCTTTTTGCAACCAAAAAGATGAATTTGCAATGACAGATACGCTTGTGACAGCTATTCTGGACCAAAA GCTCACgatttattgtgaagaaagattaGGAATGAAGAGACCAA GTGATGTATTATTAAAGGAACTGCAAAACAGCATTCGAGGggaaaataatatatattcag AACAAGAGAATCTTGAAAATCTTCATCAACGTAGCAAGGCATTG GATAAAAGGGAAGTCCGTGTATGCCGATTGTCAGAAAAAGAGCAATTTGAAGAAGGAATGGAAATAATCGTCAACAGAGGATCATCTAGGTTTCATGCCATCGTGACTAGTGTTTGTCTTGGCAGAAACTCTTTCCAGTTCGTATATCTTGCTGATGCGAAGGGAGAAGCTGTTTGTCAAAAAATTATGATGCACTTTGGAGACAATGTTAGCTATTACGATACTATACAAAACTCATCTGATGAAACATTTCTTGTTAGTAGAAAAGTAACAAAACTTCGTGCagacattttgtttaagagtttatatgctataaatgatttaaaatatgatgaaaaacaGTTCAACTGTGAGAATTTTGCAAATTACTGCGTAGCAGGATTAGCATACCGGAAACCTGAAAATGATGAGCAAACACATAACAAATTGGCACAAAATATACTAGACAAAAC GTTGTTGGACTACTGTGCCAGATTTATTGACCCACCTG attgTTAG